A genomic window from Motacilla alba alba isolate MOTALB_02 chromosome 6, Motacilla_alba_V1.0_pri, whole genome shotgun sequence includes:
- the BICC1 gene encoding protein bicaudal C homolog 1 isoform X2: MEETNTQIAWPSKLKIGAKSKKDPHIKVSGKKENVKEAKEKIMSVLDTKSNRVTLKMDVSHTEHSHVIGKGGNNIKKVMEETGCHIHFPDSNRNNQAEKSNQVSIAGQPAGVESARVRIRELLPLVLMFELPIAGILQPIPDPNSPTIQHVCQTYNISVSFKQRSRMYGATVIVRGSQNNTSAVKEGTAMLLEHLAGSLASAIPVSTQLDIAAQHHLFMMGRNGSNIKHIMQRTGAQIHFPDPSNPQKKSTVYLQGTIESVCLARQYLMGCLPLVLMFDMKEEIEVEPQFITQLMEQLDVFISIKPKPKQPSKSVIVKSVERNALNMYEARKCLLGLESSGVTVVSNPSTVSCPVGLSCPGLDILSSAGLGLTGLGLLGPTALSVNTSTTPNSLLNALNSSVSPLQSPSSGTPSPTLWATSLANTNTTGFSAIPHLMIPSTAQATLTSILLSGVPNYGQNTPSPPPGLTPVEVHINGMQSESKKGSPSLNGHVKASNIKYAALSATSLGENVLSTNHSEGVRQTSAHGASEQVAAKANSEEGCNDAFVEVGMPRSPSHSASTSDLKQMMSSSKQACAKRQTVELLQGTKNSHLHTADRLLAEAELAPESPVADKKAPGSERAAERAAAAQQNSERARLAPQPSFVNMQAFDYEQKKLLATKAMLKKPVVTEVRTPTNTWSGLGFSKSMPAETIKELRRANHVSYKPSMTTTYEGSSMSLSRSSSREHLGSGSESDNWRDRNGLGPTAHDFVSSIGSPKRKQNKSAEHYLSSSNYMDCISSLTGSNGCNLNSLFKGSDLPELFSKLGLGKYTDVFQQQEIDLQTFLTLTDQDLKELGITTFGARRKMLLAISELNKNRRKLFDPSNIRASFLEGGASGRLPRQYHSDIASVSGRW, encoded by the exons ATCCCCATATTAaagtttctggaaaaaaagagaacgTTAaggaagcaaaagagaaaatcatGTCTGTCTTGGACACAAAA AGCAATCGGGTAACCTTGAAGATGGATGTTTCACATACTGAGCATTCTCATGTGATAGGTAAAGGTGgcaataatattaaaaaagtgATGGAGGAAACGGGATGCCATATCCATTTTCCAGACTCAAATAGGAACAAtcaagcagagaaaagcaaccAA GTGTCTATTGCAGGACAGCCAGCTGGAGTGGAGTCTGCAAGAGTCAGAATTCGG GAGCTGCTTCCATTGGTACTCATGTTTGAATTGCCTATTGCTGGAATTCTCCAACCCATCCCAGATCCTAATTCTCCGACCATTCAGCACGTGTGTCAGACGTATAACATTTCAGTTTCCTTCAAACAACGCTCTCGAATGTATGGTGCTACAGTCATTGTCAGAGGGTCACAAAACAACACTAGTGCTGTGAAG GAAGGAACAGCCATGCTCTTGGAACACCTGGCTGGGAGCCTGGCCTCTGCAATCCCTGTGAGCACACAGCTCGACATTGCAGCGCAGCATCATCTCTTTATGATGGGTCGGAACGGCAGCAACATCAAACATATCATGCAGAGGACTGGTGCTCAGATCCACTTCCCTGACCCTAGTAACCCACAGAAGAAATCCACTGTCTACCTCCAGGGCACAATTGAGTCTGTCTGTCTTGCCAGGCAATATCTCATG GGTTGCCTTCCCCTTGTGCTCATGTTTGATATGAAGGAAGAAATTGAAGTAGAACCACAGTTTATAACACAGCTAATGGAGCAGTTAGATGTCTTCATAAGCATTAAGCCTAAGCCAAAACAACCCAGCAAG tcTGTGATTGTAAAAAGTGTAGAACGAAATGCCTTAAATATGTACGAGGCACGGAAATGTCTCTTGGGACTTGAAAGTAGCGGAGTCACCGTAGTATCAAATCCCTCTACTGTCTCCTGCCCCGTTGGTCTGTCTTGTCCTGGTTTGGATATTTTGTCCTCAGCCGGGCTTGGACTCACTGGGCTCG GCCTTTTAGGTCCAACAGCCCTGTCAGTCAACACCTCAACTACTCCAAACTCTCTGTTGAATGCCCTTAATAGCTCTGTGAGCCCTCTGCAGAGTCCAAGTTCAGGCACGCCCAGCCCCACACTGTGGGCAACATCTCTCGCTAACACAAACACCACAG GTTTTTCTGCTATTCCACACCTAATGATACCATCTACTGCCCAAGCAACCTTAACTAGTATTCTGCTGTCTGGAGTGCCTAATTATGGTCAAAACACTCCATCTCCACCACCAGGCTTGACTCCTGTTGAAGTCCACATTAATGGCATGCAATCAGAAAGTAAAAAAGGTTCACCTTCTTTAAATGGTCATGTAAAG GCCTCAAATATCAAGTATGCTGCACTGTCTGCCACATCGCTGGGAGAAAACGTGTTGAGCACAAACCACAGCGAGGGAGTAAGGCAAACAAGTGCTCATGGTGCCTCAGAACAAGTGGCTGCCAAGGCAAATAGCGAAGAAG GCTGCAATGATGCTTTTGTGGAAGTGGGCATGCCTCGGAGTCCGTCGCACTCGGCGAGCACCAGTGACCTGAAGCAGATGATGAGCTCTTCCAAGCAGGCCTGTGCCAAGAGACAAACGGTGGAATTACTGCAAGGCACCAAAAACTCCCACTTACA CACCGCGgacaggctgctggcagaggccGAGCTGGCCCCGGAGAGCCCCGTGGCGGATAAGAAGGCCCCGGGCAGCGAGCGGGCGGCCGAGCGAGCGGCAGCCGCCCAGCAGAACTCGGAGAGAGCACGTCTGGCTCCGCAGCCCTCCTTTGTAAATATGCAG GCATTTGACTATGAACAGAAGAAACTACTAGCAACCAAAG CTATGTTAAAAAAGCCAGTTGTAACAGAAGTGAGAACTCCAACAAATacatggagtggtttggggttCTCCAAATCAATGCCTGCAGAAACTATCAAGGAACTAAGAAGAGCGAATCATGTGTCATACAAGCCTTCCATGACAACTACATATGAG ggCTCGTCCATGTCTCTGTCCCGGTCCAGCAGTCGGGAGCACCTGGGAAGTGGCAGTGAATCTGATAACTGGAGGGACCGTAATGGGCTTGGACCCACTGCTCATGATTTTGTCTCCTCAATTGGCAGCCCCAAGcggaaacaaaacaaatcag CTGAACACTATCTCAGTAGCAGTAACTACATGGACTGCATTTCCTCGCTGACAGGAAGCAATGGCTGTAACCTCAACAGTTTGTTTAAGGGATCTGATCTGCCTGAGCTCTTCAGCAAGCTTGGTTTGGGCAAATACACAGATGTATTCCAGCAGCAAGAG ATTGATCTGCAGACATTCCTCACTCTTACTGATCAAGATTTGAAAGAGTTGGGAATTACCACTTTTGGtgccagaagaaaaatgctgcttgCAATCTCAG AACTGAACAAAAACCGAAGAAAGCTCTTTGACCCATCAAACATCCGTGCCTCGTTCCTGGAAGGTGGAGCCAGTGGGAGACTGCCGCGCCAGTATCACTCGGACATTGCCAGTGTCAGCGGGCGCTGGTAG
- the BICC1 gene encoding protein bicaudal C homolog 1 isoform X3, giving the protein MSVLDTKSNRVTLKMDVSHTEHSHVIGKGGNNIKKVMEETGCHIHFPDSNRNNQAEKSNQVSIAGQPAGVESARVRIRELLPLVLMFELPIAGILQPIPDPNSPTIQHVCQTYNISVSFKQRSRMYGATVIVRGSQNNTSAVKEGTAMLLEHLAGSLASAIPVSTQLDIAAQHHLFMMGRNGSNIKHIMQRTGAQIHFPDPSNPQKKSTVYLQGTIESVCLARQYLMGCLPLVLMFDMKEEIEVEPQFITQLMEQLDVFISIKPKPKQPSKSVIVKSVERNALNMYEARKCLLGLESSGVTVVSNPSTVSCPVGLSCPGLDILSSAGLGLTGLGLLGPTALSVNTSTTPNSLLNALNSSVSPLQSPSSGTPSPTLWATSLANTNTTGFSAIPHLMIPSTAQATLTSILLSGVPNYGQNTPSPPPGLTPVEVHINGMQSESKKGSPSLNGHVKASNIKYAALSATSLGENVLSTNHSEGVRQTSAHGASEQVAAKANSEEGCNDAFVEVGMPRSPSHSASTSDLKQMMSSSKQACAKRQTVELLQGTKNSHLHTADRLLAEAELAPESPVADKKAPGSERAAERAAAAQQNSERARLAPQPSFVNMQAFDYEQKKLLATKAMLKKPVVTEVRTPTNTWSGLGFSKSMPAETIKELRRANHVSYKPSMTTTYEGSSMSLSRSSSREHLGSGSESDNWRDRNGLGPTAHDFVSSIGSPKRKQNKSAEHYLSSSNYMDCISSLTGSNGCNLNSLFKGSDLPELFSKLGLGKYTDVFQQQEIDLQTFLTLTDQDLKELGITTFGARRKMLLAISELNKNRRKLFDPSNIRASFLEGGASGRLPRQYHSDIASVSGRW; this is encoded by the exons atGTCTGTCTTGGACACAAAA AGCAATCGGGTAACCTTGAAGATGGATGTTTCACATACTGAGCATTCTCATGTGATAGGTAAAGGTGgcaataatattaaaaaagtgATGGAGGAAACGGGATGCCATATCCATTTTCCAGACTCAAATAGGAACAAtcaagcagagaaaagcaaccAA GTGTCTATTGCAGGACAGCCAGCTGGAGTGGAGTCTGCAAGAGTCAGAATTCGG GAGCTGCTTCCATTGGTACTCATGTTTGAATTGCCTATTGCTGGAATTCTCCAACCCATCCCAGATCCTAATTCTCCGACCATTCAGCACGTGTGTCAGACGTATAACATTTCAGTTTCCTTCAAACAACGCTCTCGAATGTATGGTGCTACAGTCATTGTCAGAGGGTCACAAAACAACACTAGTGCTGTGAAG GAAGGAACAGCCATGCTCTTGGAACACCTGGCTGGGAGCCTGGCCTCTGCAATCCCTGTGAGCACACAGCTCGACATTGCAGCGCAGCATCATCTCTTTATGATGGGTCGGAACGGCAGCAACATCAAACATATCATGCAGAGGACTGGTGCTCAGATCCACTTCCCTGACCCTAGTAACCCACAGAAGAAATCCACTGTCTACCTCCAGGGCACAATTGAGTCTGTCTGTCTTGCCAGGCAATATCTCATG GGTTGCCTTCCCCTTGTGCTCATGTTTGATATGAAGGAAGAAATTGAAGTAGAACCACAGTTTATAACACAGCTAATGGAGCAGTTAGATGTCTTCATAAGCATTAAGCCTAAGCCAAAACAACCCAGCAAG tcTGTGATTGTAAAAAGTGTAGAACGAAATGCCTTAAATATGTACGAGGCACGGAAATGTCTCTTGGGACTTGAAAGTAGCGGAGTCACCGTAGTATCAAATCCCTCTACTGTCTCCTGCCCCGTTGGTCTGTCTTGTCCTGGTTTGGATATTTTGTCCTCAGCCGGGCTTGGACTCACTGGGCTCG GCCTTTTAGGTCCAACAGCCCTGTCAGTCAACACCTCAACTACTCCAAACTCTCTGTTGAATGCCCTTAATAGCTCTGTGAGCCCTCTGCAGAGTCCAAGTTCAGGCACGCCCAGCCCCACACTGTGGGCAACATCTCTCGCTAACACAAACACCACAG GTTTTTCTGCTATTCCACACCTAATGATACCATCTACTGCCCAAGCAACCTTAACTAGTATTCTGCTGTCTGGAGTGCCTAATTATGGTCAAAACACTCCATCTCCACCACCAGGCTTGACTCCTGTTGAAGTCCACATTAATGGCATGCAATCAGAAAGTAAAAAAGGTTCACCTTCTTTAAATGGTCATGTAAAG GCCTCAAATATCAAGTATGCTGCACTGTCTGCCACATCGCTGGGAGAAAACGTGTTGAGCACAAACCACAGCGAGGGAGTAAGGCAAACAAGTGCTCATGGTGCCTCAGAACAAGTGGCTGCCAAGGCAAATAGCGAAGAAG GCTGCAATGATGCTTTTGTGGAAGTGGGCATGCCTCGGAGTCCGTCGCACTCGGCGAGCACCAGTGACCTGAAGCAGATGATGAGCTCTTCCAAGCAGGCCTGTGCCAAGAGACAAACGGTGGAATTACTGCAAGGCACCAAAAACTCCCACTTACA CACCGCGgacaggctgctggcagaggccGAGCTGGCCCCGGAGAGCCCCGTGGCGGATAAGAAGGCCCCGGGCAGCGAGCGGGCGGCCGAGCGAGCGGCAGCCGCCCAGCAGAACTCGGAGAGAGCACGTCTGGCTCCGCAGCCCTCCTTTGTAAATATGCAG GCATTTGACTATGAACAGAAGAAACTACTAGCAACCAAAG CTATGTTAAAAAAGCCAGTTGTAACAGAAGTGAGAACTCCAACAAATacatggagtggtttggggttCTCCAAATCAATGCCTGCAGAAACTATCAAGGAACTAAGAAGAGCGAATCATGTGTCATACAAGCCTTCCATGACAACTACATATGAG ggCTCGTCCATGTCTCTGTCCCGGTCCAGCAGTCGGGAGCACCTGGGAAGTGGCAGTGAATCTGATAACTGGAGGGACCGTAATGGGCTTGGACCCACTGCTCATGATTTTGTCTCCTCAATTGGCAGCCCCAAGcggaaacaaaacaaatcag CTGAACACTATCTCAGTAGCAGTAACTACATGGACTGCATTTCCTCGCTGACAGGAAGCAATGGCTGTAACCTCAACAGTTTGTTTAAGGGATCTGATCTGCCTGAGCTCTTCAGCAAGCTTGGTTTGGGCAAATACACAGATGTATTCCAGCAGCAAGAG ATTGATCTGCAGACATTCCTCACTCTTACTGATCAAGATTTGAAAGAGTTGGGAATTACCACTTTTGGtgccagaagaaaaatgctgcttgCAATCTCAG AACTGAACAAAAACCGAAGAAAGCTCTTTGACCCATCAAACATCCGTGCCTCGTTCCTGGAAGGTGGAGCCAGTGGGAGACTGCCGCGCCAGTATCACTCGGACATTGCCAGTGTCAGCGGGCGCTGGTAG